Proteins from a single region of Apium graveolens cultivar Ventura chromosome 7, ASM990537v1, whole genome shotgun sequence:
- the LOC141672011 gene encoding serine/threonine-protein kinase BLUS1-like: MKPPNSYLADCKAYKLVDKVASSYYSTVYKAVYSHVDDRDDNVFIKIFDLNQKDDMYPLDPILKEIFQAKKCCQHPNILRSVHCSFKKENLLCVVMPYSNKPLPSLAIFKHGLPEEVVAFVILETLKALDCIHQSGDRVHGNLCSTEMFLDEEANVKLEFPTWLTKAEMVEYPASNKKNKKGDFSMVRTLAYDLFNGTGPVEKRLPEYLEDFVRFCGSSAGGPVTIQEVMSHQFLKKFCHFDRYKKDLKKLLTRKLRPRISSLFVCIS; this comes from the coding sequence ATGAAGCCCCCTAACAGCTACTTGGCAGATTGCAAGGCCTACAAGTTAGTCGATAAAGTTGCTTCTTCCTACTACTCCACTGTGTACAAGGCTGTTTATTCTCATGTTGATGACCGGGATGATAATGTTTTTATCAAGATTTTCGATTTGAATCAGAAAGACGATATGTATCCTCTGGACCCTATACTCAAAGAGATCTTCCAAGCAAAGAAGTGTTGCCAACACCCAAACATCCTTCGATCCGTCCATTGTTCTTTCAAAAAGGAGAATCTTCTGTGCGTCGTGATGCCCTATTCAAATAAACCTCTGCCTTCTCTCGCTATTTTCAAGCATGGCTTGCCTGAAGAGGTCGTTGCTTTTGTTATATTAGAAACCCTAAAAGCCTTGGACTGCATTCATCAAAGTGGCGATCGCGTGCATGGGAATTTGTGCAGTACAGAGATGTTCTTGGATGAGGAAGCTAATGTAAAACTAGAGTTTCCTACATGGCTAACCAAAGCAGAGATGGTTGAGTATCCTGCTTCGAATAAGAAGAACAAGAAAGGTGATTTTAGCATGGTGAGAACATTAGCTTATGACTTGTTCAACGGAACAGGCCCTGTAGAGAAGAGGCTACCTGAATATTTGGAAGATTTTGTGAGATTTTGTGGTTCATCAGCTGGCGGCCCAGTTACGATACAGGAAGTGATGTCACACCAATTCTTGAAGAAGTTTTGTCACTTTGATCGGTACAAGAAAGATTTGAAGAAACTGCTTACCAGGAAGCTACGCCCAAGGATTAGTAGTTTGTTTGTATGCATTAGTTAG